In Anopheles cruzii unplaced genomic scaffold, idAnoCruzAS_RS32_06 scaffold02341_ctg1, whole genome shotgun sequence, the following proteins share a genomic window:
- the LOC128276749 gene encoding uncharacterized protein LOC128276749 — translation MYAIVQTTGPKGQKELSVVPKAWLAFSTKFQKPVLRWPTKCTVEQQRQMIRDNRLPETSWSYLQCTVKREFATFAEANVAIDEMSDMSSSSSCQPSTPKKKKTIRQPDYNDEIIAIDQSFSHHRETTITSNQHRMQQSISQASVSATFSPQLKTTENVGGENGLMEKLTDIINRLVRIETQNALIIQEQRLQKENIDGKIERLTNRLDKMDVSLAETIVMLPSIIDKLNVETQAPTFTFEAATSIEQLEELETKLYDEAFLQDMIRWLEWNVIGEKSEKRMNICLDLLLSTDLQCNSTWTGTTINGKDRIGLQQRRNITKLIKSIASTKMEKVNDKIVAKFMINKLRNTKKRLMWSGSKSSHSLVTNVNNVRMANDSLVFDPDVSFIDY, via the exons ATGTATGCGATAGTGCAAACTACCGGCCCAAAGGGGCAAAAGGAATTGTCTGTTGTGCCAAAAGCATGGCTGGCCTTTAGTACGAAATTTCAAAAACCAGTACTAAGATGGCCAACAAAATGTACCGTTGAGCAACAGCGACAGATGATACGTGACAACAGGTTGCCCGAGACGTCTTGGTCATATCTCCAGTGTACTGTTAAAAGAGAATTTGCTACTTTTGCGGAGGCAAACGTAGCAATTGATGAGATGTCCGACATGTCCAGTAGTAGTTCCTGCCAGCCGAGTACTcccaagaaaaagaaaacaatacgTCAGCCTGACTACAACGACGAAATCATAGCAATAGACCAAAGCTTCAGTCACCATCGTGAAACCACCATCACTTCGAACCAACACCGCATGCAGCAAAGCATTTCGCAAGCTAGTGTATCAGCAACCTTCTCGCCACAATtgaaaacaacagaaaatgTCGGTGGAGAAAATGGATTGATGGAGAAATTGACTGATATAATTAATCGGTTGGTGCGAATTGAAACGCAGAACGCACTTATAATTCAGGAGCAACGTCtacaaaaggaaaacatcgATGGAAAAATAGAACGTCTTACCAACAGATTGGATAAAATGGACGTATCGCTGGCAGAAACGATAGTAATGCTGCCATCGATCATCGACAAACTAAACGTAGAGACTCAGGCACCAACATTCACTTTCGAAGCAGCTACTTCCATAGAGCAGTTGGAAGAACTGGAAACGAAGCTGTACGATGAAGCTTTCCTCCAAGATATG ATTCGTTGGCTGGAATGGAATGTGATTGGAGAGAAATCAGAAAAACGTATGAACATATGCTTAGAccttttgctttccactgACCTGCAGTGCAATTCCACTTGGACCGGAACTACGATCAATGGAAAAGACAGGATAGGATTACAGCAAAGACGCAACATCACAAAACTGATCAAATCCATTGCATCAACTAAAATGGAGAAGGTAAACGATAAAATAGTCGCAAAGTTTATGATTAATAAGTTGAGGAACACTAAGAAACGATTGATGTGGAGTGGATCTAAATCTAGTCACTCATTAGTCACTAATGTAAACAATGTTCGTATGGCGAATGATTCTTTAGTATTTGATCCAGATGTTAGCTTTATTGATTAC